A genomic window from Chrysoperla carnea chromosome 3, inChrCarn1.1, whole genome shotgun sequence includes:
- the LOC123295507 gene encoding probable aminoacyl tRNA synthase complex-interacting multifunctional protein 2 isoform X2 gives MTKVLNMYQLKPIIDSSVTVSEPKCMYKMKNIHESINHVQTSQVLDISDKTQQIILPEMAELEERQKKILEQLELLKNQMHNLRSELKITPKNCEANLQNSQANIAQVKFQNTSNLEKIALKIHPNYIPFYLLDVQNLWKGFIDVIFDVHVHSSVKNLPEANRNFAKLLTNTNENSNLPQLRVTIIWKEVQNVAELVVSALLEPIIGDTNILRYLARIENSQKLIYEENQNQFEIKSIHIDNVLDICYRLSHRQCSSKSKRQELLHLVDNKLGKSQWLAGTDSLSIADIALHSVIQQLNLSNLLNVNLSNWLKRYQQLNKRN, from the exons atgacaaaagttttaaatatgtatcAATTAAAACCGATAATCGATTCATCTGTGACAGTTTCTGAACCAAAGTGCatgtataaaatgaaaaatattcacgAGTCCATTAACCACGTTCAAACATCACAAGTTTTGGATATTTCCGATAAG ACCCAACAAATAATATTACCTGAGATGGCTGAATTAGAAGAACGACAAAAGAAAATACTTGAACAGTTggaattattgaaaaatcaaatgCATAATTTACGATCGGAATTAAAAATAACACCAAAAAATTGTGAagctaatttacaaaattctcaagCTAATATCGCACAAGTGAAGTTTCAAAat ACATCGAATTTAGagaaaattgcattaaaaattcatCCAAATTATATACCATTTTATTTGTTAGATGTACAAAATTTATGGAAAGGTTTTATTGATGTCATTTTTGATGTACACGTGCATTCATCAGTGAAAAATTTGCCAGAAGCTAATCGAAATTTTGCGAAACTATTAACGAATactaatgaaaattcaaatttaccaCAATTACGTGTTACTATCATTTGGAAAGAAG TACAAAATGTTGCAGAATTAGTGGTATCAGCATTACTTGAACCAATAATTGGTGATACGAATATATTACGATATTTAGCACGAAttgaaaattcacaaaaattaatttatgaagaaaatcaaaatcaatttgaaatcaAATCAATACATATTGATAACGTTTTAGATATTTGTTATCGTTTAAGTCATCGACAATGCTCTTCGAAAAGTAAAAGACAAGAGTTACTACATCTAGTCGATAATAAATTAG GTAAATCACAATGGTTAGCTGGTACGGATTCCTTATCAATTGCTGATATAGCTTTACATTCAGTTAtacaacaattaaatttatctaatttattgAATGTTAATCTATCGAATTGGTTAAAACGTTATCAACAACTTAATAAacgaaattaa
- the LOC123295507 gene encoding probable aminoacyl tRNA synthase complex-interacting multifunctional protein 2 isoform X1 → MTKVLNMYQLKPIIDSSVTVSEPKCMYKMKNIHESINHVQTSQVLDISDKVNKFLKTQQIILPEMAELEERQKKILEQLELLKNQMHNLRSELKITPKNCEANLQNSQANIAQVKFQNTSNLEKIALKIHPNYIPFYLLDVQNLWKGFIDVIFDVHVHSSVKNLPEANRNFAKLLTNTNENSNLPQLRVTIIWKEVQNVAELVVSALLEPIIGDTNILRYLARIENSQKLIYEENQNQFEIKSIHIDNVLDICYRLSHRQCSSKSKRQELLHLVDNKLGKSQWLAGTDSLSIADIALHSVIQQLNLSNLLNVNLSNWLKRYQQLNKRN, encoded by the exons atgacaaaagttttaaatatgtatcAATTAAAACCGATAATCGATTCATCTGTGACAGTTTCTGAACCAAAGTGCatgtataaaatgaaaaatattcacgAGTCCATTAACCACGTTCAAACATCACAAGTTTTGGATATTTCCGATAAGGTTAACAAGTTTTTAAAg ACCCAACAAATAATATTACCTGAGATGGCTGAATTAGAAGAACGACAAAAGAAAATACTTGAACAGTTggaattattgaaaaatcaaatgCATAATTTACGATCGGAATTAAAAATAACACCAAAAAATTGTGAagctaatttacaaaattctcaagCTAATATCGCACAAGTGAAGTTTCAAAat ACATCGAATTTAGagaaaattgcattaaaaattcatCCAAATTATATACCATTTTATTTGTTAGATGTACAAAATTTATGGAAAGGTTTTATTGATGTCATTTTTGATGTACACGTGCATTCATCAGTGAAAAATTTGCCAGAAGCTAATCGAAATTTTGCGAAACTATTAACGAATactaatgaaaattcaaatttaccaCAATTACGTGTTACTATCATTTGGAAAGAAG TACAAAATGTTGCAGAATTAGTGGTATCAGCATTACTTGAACCAATAATTGGTGATACGAATATATTACGATATTTAGCACGAAttgaaaattcacaaaaattaatttatgaagaaaatcaaaatcaatttgaaatcaAATCAATACATATTGATAACGTTTTAGATATTTGTTATCGTTTAAGTCATCGACAATGCTCTTCGAAAAGTAAAAGACAAGAGTTACTACATCTAGTCGATAATAAATTAG GTAAATCACAATGGTTAGCTGGTACGGATTCCTTATCAATTGCTGATATAGCTTTACATTCAGTTAtacaacaattaaatttatctaatttattgAATGTTAATCTATCGAATTGGTTAAAACGTTATCAACAACTTAATAAacgaaattaa
- the LOC123295522 gene encoding uncharacterized protein LOC123295522, whose protein sequence is MKLILCLLPLLCLVLYFNSVEAGVSIPDFERVREVRSTDEDPDITDDDDEKDSEKDEGEPASEDGEDDGGDFVQEPQGTKVLLKLNEKATNLFSNKSDAEINAIQKKLAELKYGAGHNR, encoded by the exons atgaagttaattttgtgtttattaccgttattatgtttagttttatattttaacagtgTCGAAGCAGGTGTTTCAATACC agaTTTCGAAAGAGTGAGAGAAGTACGCTCAACGGATGAAGATCCTGACATAACTGATGATGATG atgaaaaagATAGTGAAAAAGATGAAGGAGAACCAGCTTCAGAAGACGGAGAAGATGATGGCGGTGATTTTGTTCAAGAACCTCAAGGCAccaaagtattattaaaattgaatgaaaaagcaacaaatttattttcaaacaagagTGATGCAGAAATTAACGCAATACAAAAGAAACTAGCCGAACTTAAATACGGTGCTGGACATAATcgttaa